A stretch of DNA from Anaerobacillus isosaccharinicus:
GTCAATTACTTAATCTTATAATACCCTTATTATATTTCAAAACTGTTACAACAGAATTAAAACGGAGTAACGTTTTGTTAAAAATGTGTAATTTAAAACCTAAGTTCCAAATCACCCTTTATTTTTTAGAACTTTTTAGTTCTTCCATTAAATCTTCAATATAATGTTGTGCTGCTTGGGCAGCAATACTACCGTCACCTGTAGCTGTTACAATTTGACGTAACGTTTTTTCGCGAATATCACCAGCTGCAAAAATACCTCTTACTCTTGTTTCCATTTGGTCGTTTGTTTCAACATAGCCTTCAGCATTTAAGATGCCAAGATTCTTAATAGGATCGTTTAGTGGCTCCATACCGATGTAAATAAAGACACCATCCGTTTTAAATTCGCTTTCCGTGCCATCCACTACATTTTTGATTGTGACACTACCAACTTTACGGTTGTCTTCATTAATCTCTGTTACAACATGATTCCATAAAAATTCAACTTTTTCATTTGCAAAAGCACGATCTTGAAGAATTTTTTGGGCGCGAAGCTCATCACGACGGTGAATAACGGTTACTTTTGTCGCAAAGCGTGTTAAGTAAACCGCTTCTTCAACAGCTGAGTCTCCACCACCAACTACAACTAATTCTTTCCCTTTAAAGAATGCACCATCACAAACAGCACAATAAGATACACCGCGTCCACCTAAAGCACTTTCACCAGGAACACCTAATTTTTTATATTTAGCACCTGTTGTAACAATAACAGCTCTACCTTTAAATTCTTTGCTACCTGTTACAACAGTTTTGTATTCTTTACCATCGATGATTTCTTTAATATCACCGTAAGCATATTCAGCACCGAATTTTTTTGCGTGGTCAAACATTTTTGTTGATAAGTCAGGACCTAGAATACTTTCATATCCTGGATAGTTTTCTACGTCTTCAGTGTTCGCCATTTGTCCCCCAGGCACACCGCGTTCAACCATTAGCGTTGATAAATTACCTCTTGAAGTATAGACAGCTGCAGTCATCCCAGCCGGACCTGCACCTGCAATAATCACATCATAAATTTTTTCTTCACTCATTTCAATTCAACTCCCTATTGGCATTCATTGTAAACATTATATGTCTAAAGCCGTTAATGATTTATACCTACTATAGTAATTTTCTTTACAATACTATCCTAATGAATACTACTAAATAAGTCCAATATCCTGCTCAGAATCTTGACATTATCTTGACTAAGTATAAAAAGCTTGTTAACTTCTATTACTTTATTGATTTTCATCATTCAAATATTCTCGCCAATTAGGAATTATCTTTGGTTGCAGAAAAACGTTCGCAACTACCTATGTATTAGTTTAAATATGGCTCAGTTTTAGTTATTATGAAAATTCTCTTACTTTGTCTAATCTAAAAAAAAGTACAAAGCATGCCCAATGTTCGTCGTTGGGAGTTACTTTGCACAGGCAAGGTGAACCAATTATATTTTTTGCTATTTTAAAGGTAATTATTCTACCACTCTGCGCGATTACTACAGTAGTTATAGGTAGGTTTAATCTCATTTCCTTTTTGGATGTAATGCAGGTTCGACATCGCATCATCATTACCAAGTGTGGCAAGCTTTTTCCAAAGGGTTACAGCTTTTTCAATACGACCTGTATAAAAGCTAGCGACTGCTAAATGATAGTTAAATTTAGGGAAATCACCGTATCCTTTTCGATGAAGTCTTTC
This window harbors:
- the trxB gene encoding thioredoxin-disulfide reductase, which codes for MSEEKIYDVIIAGAGPAGMTAAVYTSRGNLSTLMVERGVPGGQMANTEDVENYPGYESILGPDLSTKMFDHAKKFGAEYAYGDIKEIIDGKEYKTVVTGSKEFKGRAVIVTTGAKYKKLGVPGESALGGRGVSYCAVCDGAFFKGKELVVVGGGDSAVEEAVYLTRFATKVTVIHRRDELRAQKILQDRAFANEKVEFLWNHVVTEINEDNRKVGSVTIKNVVDGTESEFKTDGVFIYIGMEPLNDPIKNLGILNAEGYVETNDQMETRVRGIFAAGDIREKTLRQIVTATGDGSIAAQAAQHYIEDLMEELKSSKK